One genomic window of Polyangium aurulentum includes the following:
- the fabF gene encoding beta-ketoacyl-ACP synthase II: protein MERVVITGIGLVTPNGIGTAETWRSVLAAESGIGPITLFDASSFPTRIAGEVKGFVAEQFIPRKKLREMGRFSHLSIAASTLCMNDAGIELTDEDRETCGTFIGVGLGGLEHLYQHAITLHEKGPQKLSPYFVPTVIANLAAGQVAMALNLRGPSYCNTSACASSAHSIGEAFEWIRRGRTHLMLAGGTEATITGLGIGGFTAMFALSRRNEEPQRASRPWDRARDGFVAGEGAATLLVESLSHARQRGAKIYAEITGYGATCDAYHLTKPAPEGEGAQRAMRMALKDAKLAPTAIDYVNAHGTSTPHGDIEEARAIEKVFGDHATSKKLWVSSTKSVMGHLLGGAGAVEAAICALALQDGRVPPTANLEDQDPECTLDCVPLVARERKMTHVMSNSFGFGGTNVALVLSRFEG, encoded by the coding sequence ATGGAACGCGTCGTCATCACTGGCATCGGTCTGGTCACTCCCAACGGCATCGGCACGGCGGAGACATGGCGCTCCGTCCTCGCAGCCGAGTCGGGGATCGGCCCCATCACGCTCTTCGACGCCTCGAGCTTCCCGACGCGCATCGCCGGTGAAGTGAAGGGGTTCGTCGCCGAGCAGTTCATCCCGCGCAAGAAACTGCGGGAGATGGGCCGCTTCTCACACCTGTCCATCGCAGCGTCCACGCTCTGCATGAACGACGCCGGCATCGAGCTCACCGACGAGGATCGGGAGACGTGCGGTACGTTCATCGGCGTGGGCCTCGGCGGGCTCGAGCACCTCTACCAGCACGCGATCACGCTGCACGAGAAGGGCCCCCAGAAGCTCTCGCCCTACTTCGTGCCCACCGTCATCGCCAACCTCGCCGCAGGGCAAGTCGCGATGGCCTTGAACCTCCGCGGCCCGAGCTACTGCAACACGAGCGCGTGCGCCTCGAGCGCCCACTCGATCGGCGAAGCCTTCGAGTGGATCCGGCGCGGCCGAACGCACCTCATGCTGGCCGGCGGCACGGAGGCGACCATCACCGGCCTCGGCATCGGCGGCTTCACCGCCATGTTCGCCCTCTCGCGCCGCAACGAAGAGCCCCAGCGCGCCAGCCGCCCCTGGGACCGCGCACGCGACGGCTTCGTGGCCGGCGAAGGCGCCGCCACGCTCCTCGTCGAGTCGCTCTCGCACGCCCGGCAGCGCGGCGCGAAGATCTACGCCGAGATCACGGGCTACGGCGCCACCTGCGACGCCTACCACCTCACCAAGCCCGCCCCCGAAGGCGAAGGCGCGCAGCGCGCGATGCGAATGGCCCTCAAGGACGCCAAGCTCGCCCCCACCGCCATCGACTACGTGAACGCTCACGGCACCTCGACGCCTCACGGCGACATCGAGGAGGCCCGCGCCATCGAGAAGGTCTTCGGCGACCACGCGACCTCGAAGAAGCTGTGGGTGAGCTCGACCAAGTCGGTGATGGGTCACCTGCTCGGCGGCGCCGGCGCTGTCGAGGCCGCCATCTGCGCGCTCGCCCTCCAGGACGGCCGCGTCCCGCCCACCGCGAACCTCGAAGACCAGGACCCCGAGTGCACGCTCGACTGCGTCCCGCTCGTCGCCCGCGAGCGGAAAATGACGCACGTGATGTCGAACTCGTTCGGTTTCGGAGGCACGAACGTCGCGCTCGTGCTCTCCCGGTTCGAGGGTTAG
- a CDS encoding formylglycine-generating enzyme family protein, with translation MRSATVLALALLLAPSHGDARPPPPAEAPTEGTTEASTSSGIVTLRTPGPEAILLRAGVFTMGSTASEIVLSRGLCALEPMGRECPEELFSDEYPPHQVRISDLWIDRTEVTVEQYRRCVAAGLCLEPPYSAGARRFDRPELPVVMVSWYDASSYCAWAGGRLPTEAEWERAAKGTAGTGRRYPWGSVYNATISNHGKIGWEDFDATDGFLELSPVGSFPDGRTPDGIDDLAGNVEEWVADYYAPKYPEASQLNPRGPANGEERVLRGGNYLYGRPFLRTSARRHDLPSMRRPWRGFRCVRDP, from the coding sequence ATGCGATCCGCGACGGTCCTCGCCCTCGCGCTCCTGCTCGCGCCGAGCCACGGCGACGCACGCCCGCCTCCCCCCGCCGAGGCCCCGACCGAGGGGACGACCGAGGCCAGCACCTCCAGCGGCATCGTCACCCTGAGGACCCCCGGGCCCGAGGCGATCCTCCTGCGCGCCGGCGTCTTCACGATGGGCTCGACGGCGTCCGAGATCGTCCTTTCGCGCGGCCTCTGCGCGCTCGAGCCGATGGGCCGCGAGTGCCCCGAGGAGCTGTTCTCCGACGAGTACCCGCCCCACCAGGTCCGCATCTCCGACCTCTGGATCGACCGCACCGAGGTCACCGTGGAGCAGTACCGCCGCTGCGTCGCCGCCGGCCTCTGCCTCGAGCCGCCCTACAGCGCCGGCGCCCGCCGCTTCGACCGCCCCGAGCTGCCGGTGGTGATGGTGAGCTGGTACGACGCCTCCTCCTACTGCGCCTGGGCCGGAGGCAGGCTGCCGACCGAGGCCGAGTGGGAGCGCGCCGCCAAGGGCACGGCCGGCACCGGCCGCCGCTACCCGTGGGGCAGCGTCTACAACGCCACGATCTCGAACCACGGCAAGATCGGCTGGGAAGACTTCGACGCGACCGACGGCTTCCTCGAGCTTTCGCCCGTCGGCTCCTTCCCCGACGGCCGCACCCCCGACGGCATCGATGACCTCGCCGGAAACGTGGAAGAGTGGGTCGCAGACTACTACGCGCCCAAATATCCAGAGGCGAGCCAGCTCAACCCGCGGGGCCCGGCGAACGGCGAGGAGCGGGTGCTCCGCGGGGGTAACTACTTGTACGGACGGCCGTTTTTGCGGACGAGCGCCCGCAGGCACGACCTGCCCTCGATGCGCCGGCCCTGGCGTGGGTTTCGCTGCGTGCGCGACCCGTAG
- the acpP gene encoding acyl carrier protein produces the protein MAEGRDITAHVKRIIKEQLDVDDKDIKPEATFIEDLGADSLGLVELVLAFEEAFEIDIPDEDTEKIRTVQDAINYIETHAKK, from the coding sequence ATGGCGGAAGGTCGCGACATCACGGCCCACGTGAAGCGGATCATCAAGGAACAGCTCGACGTAGACGACAAGGACATCAAGCCCGAAGCTACGTTCATCGAGGATCTCGGCGCAGATTCGCTGGGCCTCGTCGAGCTCGTGCTCGCGTTCGAGGAGGCCTTCGAGATCGACATCCCCGACGAGGACACCGAGAAGATTCGGACTGTCCAGGATGCGATCAACTACATCGAAACTCACGCAAAGAAGTAG
- the ribD gene encoding bifunctional diaminohydroxyphosphoribosylaminopyrimidine deaminase/5-amino-6-(5-phosphoribosylamino)uracil reductase RibD: MTTAPDPDFDLATMRMALEEARKSLPSPNPPVGAVVVSADGEVVGAAHHARAGEDHAEVAALRSAGEAARGGTLFVTLEPCNHQGRTPPCVDTILKAGIKRVVVGCPDPNPNVVGGGARRLSESGVTVDVGIGGGEARAVIAPWTKFITSGMPYVSLKLALSLDGRIATRSGASKWVTGPEARAKVQELRAQHDAVAVGIGTAVADDPRLTVRVPGLAELGRRPTRMIFDTHLRLPLHGRLVQTARDVPTWVLTGEDAPEAQEQSLVDAGCVVMRVPNSAEGRVDVAAALRILASQGIVSILIEGGAELAGSILASRLVDELHAFIAPILLGPRGRPGAVDWAGPDTPSDAPRIVDPRWELCGRDAYVSGPLAFPR; this comes from the coding sequence ATGACGACCGCGCCTGATCCAGATTTCGATCTCGCCACGATGCGCATGGCGCTCGAGGAGGCCAGGAAGTCTCTGCCGTCGCCGAACCCTCCCGTCGGCGCCGTTGTCGTGAGCGCCGACGGCGAGGTCGTCGGCGCCGCTCACCACGCCCGCGCCGGCGAAGACCACGCAGAAGTCGCCGCCCTGCGCAGCGCCGGCGAGGCCGCCCGAGGCGGCACGCTCTTCGTCACCCTCGAGCCCTGCAACCACCAGGGCCGCACGCCTCCCTGCGTCGACACCATCCTCAAAGCCGGCATCAAGCGCGTCGTCGTCGGCTGCCCCGACCCGAACCCGAACGTGGTCGGCGGCGGCGCCCGGCGCCTCTCCGAATCCGGCGTGACCGTCGACGTCGGCATCGGCGGCGGCGAAGCCCGCGCCGTCATCGCCCCCTGGACCAAATTCATCACGAGCGGCATGCCCTACGTGTCGCTGAAGCTCGCCCTGTCCCTCGACGGCCGCATCGCGACCCGCAGCGGCGCCTCGAAGTGGGTCACCGGCCCCGAAGCCCGCGCCAAAGTCCAGGAGCTGCGCGCCCAGCACGACGCCGTCGCCGTCGGTATCGGCACCGCCGTCGCCGACGACCCGCGCCTGACCGTGCGCGTCCCCGGGCTCGCCGAGCTAGGCCGCCGCCCTACGCGCATGATCTTCGACACGCACCTGCGTTTGCCCCTGCACGGCCGCCTCGTGCAAACCGCGCGCGACGTGCCCACCTGGGTGCTCACCGGCGAAGACGCCCCCGAAGCCCAGGAGCAGTCCCTCGTCGACGCCGGCTGCGTGGTCATGCGCGTCCCGAACTCCGCCGAAGGCCGCGTCGACGTCGCCGCAGCCCTGCGCATCCTGGCCTCTCAAGGCATCGTCTCCATCCTCATCGAAGGCGGCGCCGAGCTCGCCGGAAGCATCCTCGCCTCCCGTCTCGTCGACGAGCTGCACGCCTTCATCGCCCCCATCCTGCTCGGCCCGCGCGGCCGCCCCGGCGCCGTCGACTGGGCCGGCCCCGACACCCCGAGCGACGCCCCCCGCATCGTCGACCCCCGCTGGGAGCTCTGCGGCCGCGACGCCTACGTCAGCGGCCCCCTCGCCTTCCCGCGCTAG
- the def gene encoding peptide deformylase: MAIRTILHYPDPRLRQKAVPVERVTPEIVKLIDDMAETMYAAPGVGLAATQIGETHRIFIVDTAAEDEPSNLMVFVNPEITNTEGSCVGPEGCLSFPGVNEDIKRAERVRVRALDRNGQTFELEADGLLSIAIQHELDHLDGVLMIDRVGMLKKRIIQRKMQKRSADAASG, from the coding sequence ATGGCCATCCGCACCATCTTGCACTACCCCGACCCCCGCCTCCGCCAGAAGGCAGTCCCCGTCGAGCGCGTGACGCCCGAGATCGTAAAGCTCATCGATGACATGGCCGAGACCATGTACGCAGCGCCAGGCGTGGGCCTGGCCGCGACGCAGATCGGCGAGACGCACCGCATCTTCATCGTCGACACCGCCGCCGAAGACGAGCCGAGCAACCTGATGGTCTTCGTGAACCCCGAGATCACGAACACCGAAGGCTCCTGCGTGGGCCCCGAAGGCTGCCTGTCCTTCCCCGGCGTGAACGAGGACATCAAGCGCGCCGAGCGCGTCCGCGTGCGCGCCCTCGACCGCAACGGCCAGACCTTCGAGCTCGAAGCCGACGGCCTGCTCTCCATCGCCATCCAGCACGAGCTCGACCACCTCGACGGCGTGCTGATGATCGACCGCGTCGGCATGCTGAAAAAGCGCATCATCCAGCGCAAAATGCAAAAGCGCTCAGCTGACGCAGCCAGTGGCTGA
- the nrdR gene encoding transcriptional regulator NrdR produces the protein MKCPFCGHLEDKVIESRAAGAGDVVRRRRECASCTRRFTTYERVEDVLPTVVKKDGRREPFDRAKLMRGLRIACNKRPVSVDQLEAVVDAIEREAQESERREVTSAELGERVMHHLRELDEVAYVRFASVYRSFRDVDEFLRELGKLVKAKGP, from the coding sequence ATGAAGTGCCCCTTCTGCGGGCACCTCGAGGACAAGGTGATCGAGTCCCGCGCCGCCGGAGCGGGCGACGTCGTCCGCCGCCGCCGCGAGTGCGCCTCCTGCACCCGTCGGTTCACGACATACGAACGCGTCGAGGACGTCCTGCCCACCGTCGTGAAAAAAGACGGCCGACGCGAACCCTTCGACCGAGCCAAGCTGATGCGCGGCCTGCGCATCGCCTGCAACAAACGTCCCGTCTCGGTCGACCAGCTCGAGGCCGTCGTCGACGCCATCGAGCGCGAAGCCCAAGAGTCCGAGCGGCGCGAGGTGACCTCCGCCGAGCTCGGCGAAAGGGTGATGCACCACCTGCGCGAGCTCGACGAGGTAGCATACGTCCGCTTCGCCAGCGTCTACCGCTCCTTCAGGGACGTCGATGAGTTCCTGCGAGAGCTTGGCAAGCTTGTGAAGGCCAAAGGGCCTTAG
- a CDS encoding ATPase, T2SS/T4P/T4SS family: MIFSVIISEKGGAERRESFDRTEINVGRVQGNDLMLPKGNVSKRHARLLYRDGRFIVTDLKSTNGTYVNGRKIAQATIVREGDKIYIGDFVLRIEASVSATGSRAPSGDYTSAAGEAGSIDAPLSSPPGPSSIAPGGRGTRAEIHTGEHVAVDVVSHFPLEQDPDEAPPPVPVPGPPRIPRPAAATKPSASLLPPGTTSMPPSPPIGAPMPPMGGTSRPAASSVPAPPHSPFPPAAIAPRRAIQPPPTIDRTGSEPGTGPPGAHRTALAALIERVGESVDLEVLSSGAPLDTSTSARIAAAINERAAAMKVAGQIPDGLTHDGLAADARRELLELGPLGPLLADEDVTEIQLLRHDHVIAFRKSRKHATAEISFTSEESVARVLRRLCRSAGAPLADGETVVERRLPEGPRLLALLPPASPKGHMVVLRKPQRAEPSTLEDLVRSGALSRAIATLLLHCMAGRANVLVVGPQGSGASSLVAALAGTFGGDERVVLLQDDEDLSLNHPHALPVQVGAASADASALVRAAARMRPDRLVVGGLSGAITAEIIDAIGEGAGGIVAASRAPTLRHAAARLTSDLAAARPGAGAPAAREALASAFDLLIEIARLRDGRQRILRVAELRVEEGALVPRDIFTFTVERTAAGGAIEGSFHPTGTVPAIVEDLSARGSPLDPSIFRRPGK; the protein is encoded by the coding sequence ATGATTTTCTCGGTCATCATCAGCGAGAAGGGGGGCGCAGAGCGCCGCGAGTCCTTCGACCGCACGGAGATCAACGTCGGCCGCGTGCAGGGCAACGATCTCATGCTCCCGAAAGGGAACGTGTCGAAGCGCCACGCGCGCCTGCTCTACCGGGACGGCCGCTTCATCGTCACCGATCTCAAGAGCACGAACGGCACGTACGTCAACGGCCGCAAGATCGCGCAGGCGACGATCGTCCGCGAGGGCGACAAGATCTACATCGGCGACTTCGTCCTGCGCATCGAGGCCTCGGTGTCCGCGACAGGATCGCGCGCGCCGAGCGGTGACTACACCTCGGCCGCAGGCGAGGCAGGATCGATCGACGCGCCGCTCTCGTCGCCTCCGGGACCGAGCTCGATCGCCCCAGGCGGACGCGGCACGCGCGCCGAGATCCACACCGGCGAGCACGTCGCCGTCGACGTCGTCAGCCACTTCCCGCTCGAGCAGGACCCGGACGAGGCCCCTCCGCCCGTCCCCGTCCCCGGACCTCCGCGCATCCCGCGCCCCGCAGCCGCGACCAAGCCGAGCGCATCGCTCCTGCCCCCCGGCACGACGTCGATGCCCCCGAGCCCGCCGATCGGCGCGCCCATGCCGCCCATGGGAGGGACCTCACGCCCCGCGGCCTCGAGCGTCCCCGCGCCGCCACACAGCCCCTTCCCGCCCGCCGCGATCGCACCGAGGCGCGCGATCCAGCCCCCTCCGACAATCGATCGCACCGGCTCCGAGCCCGGAACCGGACCGCCTGGCGCGCACCGCACCGCGCTTGCCGCGCTGATCGAGCGCGTGGGCGAGTCGGTGGATCTCGAGGTGCTCTCCTCGGGCGCGCCGCTCGACACGAGCACGTCCGCGCGCATCGCCGCCGCGATCAACGAGCGCGCCGCCGCGATGAAGGTCGCAGGCCAGATCCCGGACGGCTTGACGCACGACGGGCTCGCCGCAGACGCGCGCCGAGAGCTGCTCGAGCTCGGCCCGCTCGGCCCGCTGCTCGCAGACGAGGACGTGACGGAGATCCAGCTCTTGCGACACGATCACGTGATCGCGTTCCGCAAGAGCCGCAAGCACGCGACGGCCGAGATCTCGTTCACGAGCGAAGAGTCGGTCGCGCGCGTGCTCCGCCGGTTGTGCCGGAGCGCCGGCGCGCCGCTCGCCGATGGAGAGACGGTCGTCGAGCGCCGCTTGCCCGAAGGCCCGCGCCTGCTCGCGCTCCTGCCGCCCGCGTCGCCCAAGGGCCACATGGTGGTGCTGCGCAAGCCCCAGCGCGCCGAGCCATCGACGCTCGAAGATCTGGTGCGCAGCGGAGCGCTCTCCCGCGCGATCGCGACGCTGCTCCTGCACTGCATGGCCGGCAGGGCGAACGTTCTCGTGGTGGGCCCGCAAGGCTCGGGCGCAAGCTCGCTGGTCGCCGCGCTGGCCGGGACGTTCGGCGGCGACGAGCGCGTGGTGCTGCTGCAAGACGACGAAGATCTCTCGCTCAACCACCCGCACGCGCTGCCCGTGCAAGTCGGCGCCGCATCCGCCGACGCAAGCGCGCTCGTCCGCGCCGCCGCGCGCATGCGGCCCGATCGCCTCGTGGTCGGAGGTCTGTCAGGCGCGATCACCGCAGAGATCATCGACGCCATCGGCGAAGGCGCAGGCGGCATCGTCGCCGCATCACGCGCGCCGACGCTGCGTCACGCAGCCGCGCGACTGACCTCGGATCTCGCCGCCGCACGCCCAGGCGCAGGCGCCCCCGCAGCACGCGAGGCCCTCGCCTCCGCGTTCGATCTGCTGATCGAGATCGCGCGCCTGCGCGACGGCCGCCAGCGCATCCTGCGCGTCGCCGAGCTGCGCGTGGAAGAAGGCGCCCTCGTCCCCCGCGACATCTTCACCTTCACCGTCGAACGAACAGCCGCAGGCGGCGCCATCGAAGGCAGCTTCCACCCAACCGGGACAGTCCCGGCAATCGTGGAAGATCTCTCCGCAAGAGGCTCGCCGCTCGACCCATCCATCTTCCGACGCCCTGGAAAGTGA
- a CDS encoding N-acyl-D-amino-acid deacylase family protein → MRERALPGHFAVVLVGALATACAKAPPPASSSAPASTSAPASASAGAPTPAPVAAAAPISAPAPAPAPPFHSDEVFRLFIRGGEVIDGSGSARRRADVLVRADRIAFVGEVDPSVRAERVIDATGAVVTPGFIDAHSHLPPTGDVELALAQGVTTIVVGQDGLSPAEHIGPWLAKIDASRPRVNVATLVGHATVRNRAGIGGRKDARPAEIDRMRALVEEAMKEGAFGLSTGLEYDPGRLAPMAELVAAAEPVGARGGVVMSHLRSEDDDRIDASIDELLEQCAKSRARAHVAHLKVVLGHGEARAEAILKRFDEARRKGLEVTADLYPYAASYTTIGILFPDFARPPASYAQAKQKRLPDLKAHLRARVTQRNGPEATLFGTGAWAGKTLAQAARARNVPFEDLLVELGPNGAEAAYFVMDEALVARLFKDPFVMVGTDGGGGGRHPRGYGAFARVVEEYVKNQTLVSLEEAVRKMSALPASTLRLEGDRGCLRAGCAADLLVFTPSKIRARADWGAPHRLAEGMQLVVVGGVIEREGGKITAGRGGRALRSSATTPTPRAP, encoded by the coding sequence TTGCGCGAGCGCGCCCTGCCCGGACACTTCGCCGTCGTCCTCGTGGGCGCGCTCGCGACCGCCTGCGCGAAAGCGCCACCTCCCGCCTCCAGCTCCGCTCCCGCTTCCACCTCCGCGCCCGCTTCCGCCTCCGCGGGCGCTCCCACCCCCGCGCCCGTCGCCGCCGCCGCGCCCATTTCCGCGCCCGCGCCCGCGCCCGCGCCGCCCTTCCATTCCGACGAGGTCTTTCGTCTCTTCATCCGCGGCGGCGAGGTGATCGACGGATCGGGCAGCGCGCGCCGTCGTGCCGATGTCCTCGTCCGAGCCGATCGCATTGCGTTCGTCGGCGAGGTGGATCCCTCGGTGCGGGCCGAGCGCGTGATCGATGCAACCGGCGCCGTCGTCACCCCCGGATTCATCGACGCCCATTCACACCTGCCCCCGACCGGCGATGTCGAGCTCGCGCTCGCGCAGGGCGTCACCACCATCGTGGTCGGCCAGGATGGCCTGAGCCCCGCCGAGCACATCGGCCCGTGGCTCGCCAAGATCGACGCCTCCCGCCCGCGGGTGAACGTGGCCACGCTGGTCGGACACGCCACCGTGCGAAATCGCGCGGGCATTGGCGGCCGAAAGGACGCGCGTCCGGCGGAGATCGATCGAATGCGCGCGCTCGTCGAGGAGGCCATGAAGGAGGGCGCATTCGGCCTGAGCACCGGCCTCGAATACGATCCGGGACGGCTCGCGCCCATGGCCGAGCTCGTCGCGGCGGCCGAGCCCGTGGGCGCGCGAGGCGGCGTGGTCATGAGCCACCTGCGCAGCGAGGACGACGACCGCATCGACGCCTCGATCGACGAGCTGCTCGAGCAATGCGCAAAGAGCCGCGCGCGGGCGCACGTCGCCCACCTGAAGGTCGTCCTCGGTCACGGCGAGGCGCGCGCGGAGGCCATTTTGAAACGTTTCGACGAGGCCCGCCGCAAAGGGCTCGAGGTCACGGCCGATCTCTATCCCTACGCCGCGAGCTACACGACGATCGGCATCCTGTTCCCCGATTTCGCGCGCCCGCCCGCCTCCTATGCGCAGGCCAAGCAAAAGCGCCTCCCCGATCTGAAAGCCCACCTGCGCGCCCGCGTCACGCAGCGCAATGGCCCCGAGGCGACGCTCTTCGGGACGGGCGCGTGGGCCGGAAAAACCCTCGCCCAGGCCGCGCGCGCCCGCAACGTCCCCTTCGAGGACCTGCTCGTCGAGCTCGGCCCGAACGGCGCCGAGGCGGCCTACTTCGTCATGGACGAGGCGCTCGTCGCGCGCCTGTTCAAAGACCCGTTCGTCATGGTCGGCACCGACGGCGGCGGCGGCGGCCGCCATCCGCGTGGCTATGGCGCCTTCGCGCGCGTGGTCGAGGAATACGTCAAAAACCAGACGCTCGTATCCCTCGAAGAAGCCGTACGGAAAATGTCCGCGCTGCCTGCAAGCACGCTGCGGCTCGAGGGCGACCGGGGCTGCTTGCGCGCGGGCTGCGCCGCCGATCTGCTCGTCTTCACCCCATCCAAGATCCGCGCCCGCGCCGATTGGGGCGCGCCTCACCGCCTCGCCGAAGGAATGCAGCTCGTCGTCGTGGGAGGCGTCATCGAACGCGAAGGAGGCAAGATCACCGCTGGACGCGGAGGGCGCGCGCTGCGCTCCTCTGCAACCACGCCCACCCCCCGTGCCCCCTGA
- a CDS encoding cold-shock protein, translating to MAVGKVKWFNDEKGWGFIKQDTGPDVFVHYSQISGEGRRRLFEDETVEFEIKEGPKGLQAINVNRMAGAAAQPV from the coding sequence ATGGCAGTAGGCAAAGTCAAGTGGTTCAACGACGAGAAGGGCTGGGGCTTCATCAAGCAGGACACGGGGCCCGACGTCTTCGTCCACTACTCGCAGATCAGCGGCGAGGGCCGCCGTCGTCTGTTCGAGGACGAGACGGTCGAGTTCGAGATCAAGGAAGGTCCTAAGGGCCTTCAGGCGATCAACGTCAATCGCATGGCCGGCGCCGCCGCCCAGCCTGTCTGA
- a CDS encoding metallophosphoesterase family protein: MRIAHLSDLHLLSFEGVMPKRFLNKRLTGYLNIRYRRKAVHKPFAVEAAAREIRDTGIDHVVITGDVSNLALEVEFELVRLFLERDLGLHPDQVSMVPGNHDTYTHGAFRTGRFMRYFEAYLKSDLSEVPGPFPFVHLRGPAAIIGLSTAVPRPPLVASGSLKRPQLEALSRLLSHPEVRKRTLVVLQHHPWHNPPSTLKTLLEGLYDARAEHDVLRKVPRGLLLHGHLHRRIHRQMTTDTGHIDTFGATSASLLDERTERMAGFNVYELDDAGGLVAATSHGFDPTTKKFREVPIPRA; this comes from the coding sequence GTGAGGATCGCCCACCTTTCCGACCTCCACCTGCTCTCGTTCGAGGGCGTGATGCCGAAGCGCTTCCTGAACAAGCGCCTCACCGGCTACTTGAACATCCGCTACAGGCGCAAGGCCGTCCACAAGCCCTTCGCCGTCGAGGCCGCCGCGCGCGAGATCCGCGACACGGGGATCGATCACGTGGTCATCACGGGCGACGTGTCCAACCTGGCGCTCGAGGTGGAGTTCGAGCTGGTGCGCCTGTTCCTCGAGCGCGACCTCGGCCTGCACCCCGATCAGGTCAGCATGGTGCCGGGCAACCACGACACCTACACGCACGGCGCCTTTCGCACCGGCCGCTTCATGCGCTACTTCGAGGCCTACCTGAAGAGCGACCTCAGCGAGGTGCCCGGCCCCTTCCCCTTCGTGCACCTGCGCGGCCCAGCGGCGATCATCGGCCTCTCGACCGCGGTACCGAGGCCTCCGCTCGTCGCGTCGGGATCGCTCAAGCGCCCGCAGCTCGAGGCCCTTTCACGCCTGCTCTCCCACCCCGAGGTGCGAAAGCGAACGCTCGTCGTGCTGCAGCATCACCCGTGGCACAACCCACCGAGCACCTTGAAGACGCTGCTCGAGGGCCTGTACGACGCGCGCGCCGAGCATGACGTGCTGCGCAAGGTCCCGCGCGGGCTGCTCCTTCACGGCCACCTGCACCGGCGGATCCACCGGCAGATGACGACCGACACGGGTCACATCGACACCTTCGGCGCGACGAGCGCGTCGCTGCTCGACGAGCGCACCGAGCGCATGGCGGGCTTCAACGTCTACGAGCTCGACGACGCGGGCGGGCTCGTGGCGGCGACGTCGCACGGGTTCGATCCCACGACGAAGAAGTTTCGCGAGGTGCCCATCCCCCGGGCGTAG